The genomic interval TTTGGCCTGATGAACTTGGTCAGTTCGCACGACTCAACTCGTGCCTTACGCTTGCTCAACGACGATAAAGCTCGCATGAAATTGATGGTGCTGTTGCAAATGACCCTGCCAGGTGCGCCATCGGTGTATTATGGCGATGAAGTTGGGGTAACTGGTGGCGGCGATCCCGATAACCGTCGCACCTATCCTTGGGCCGATAAAGGCGGCAGCCCCGATACGGCGATGTATGCCCATTTCAAGAAATTGATCGGTCTACGCCGCACCTATCCAGCGCTCAGCAGTGGCGATGTGGCAACCTTACTGGTCAATGATGCCAGCAAACTGTATGGCTATCGCCGCTGGAAGGGCACACAAGAGGCGGTTGTAGTGCTCAATAACGGCACGGCCAACCAAACTGCGACCGTCAACGTCAGCCATTTAGCCAACGGCACAGTCTTAACCGATGTCTTGAATGGTGGCAGTTACACCGTCAGTAACGGCCAATTGACCTTGCCAGTTTCTGCCCAATCGGGCGTGGTGCTGGTGAAATAATTGTTCCCTCACCCCAACCCCTCTCCTCGCTCTGCGGGAGCGGGGGCTAGGGGGTGAGGGAATTCAAAATTCCAGCTCGCTAGTTTCGAGCCAACCAAAACGTTGCCAGCTAATATAACCACGCTGATCAAACTCGATGCCTTCAGCTTCTAAGCGTTGACGTTGCTCAAGCGCCGTATGTTCTGGGCAATTGGTCGAAATCCGGCCCTCGCGATTAACCACTCGCCACCAAGCCACGTCAGGATATTGCTCATCCAAGGCATGCAAGGCTTTGCCAACTGCCCGCGCATAGCCAGGGTAGCCTGCTGCTAGAGCCAACCGCCCATAATTTACAATTCGGCCTGCTGGCACTTGTTTGAGGGTTTGATAAATTGCCGTCAAAAATTCTGTACTCATCGATTCGCTCACTGGTAGATTTCGCTACCAGCACTTTAGCATGGAACACAACGAAGTAGGGGTCAGGGGCTAGTTGTCAGGGGTTAGGGGATAGGAAGCTGAGAGATAGGAACCACAACACGAAGCGCACGAAGGGGTCAGGGTTCAGGGACGAGGGATCAGCTTTGCATTACCTCACCCAACCATAAATCCCTGACCCCTGATTGCCGGCCCCTGAATCCTAAAATACTCTCTGCGCCTCTGCGTTAAGGTTTGGATCTAGCGTCCACTATTTTCACGGCGAGCACGTGAGGCCGCATCAATCGTAACTGCCAATAAAAGCACCGAGCCAGTTACGATAAATTTGATCGATGACTTGAGCGCCAGCAAATCCATGCCATTAGCAATCGCCCCAATCACCAGCGCACCCAACAAGGCCGACCAGATCCGGCCACGCCCGCCAAACAGGCTGGTACCGCCGATCACCGCTGCCGCGATTGCATTCAACAACACATCGCCATCGCCTGATGATTGATTGGCCGCGTTCAAACGTGAGGCGGCCAAAATCCCGCCACAGGCGGCGAGTGCCGAAGCCAGCATAAAAATCGTAATCCGAATCCGATTAACGTTGATCCCTGCGCGGCGAGCAGCCTCGGTATTGCCGCCAACTGCATAGACATAGCGGCCAAAGCGCGTACGCTGAGTAATAAAATCAAAGATAATCAAGAAGGTCAGGAAGATAATGACTGCGCTTGGTACGCCTTGAATTGGGTTGCCAGCAGCGTTGGCATTGCGGTTGACGCTCATCATTGCAACCCCTGCCAAGACACTTGCACCAACCACGCCAACCCGCCAAAATACCCCGTTCAACGAGCCAGTTGGCAATTCAGCGGCGCGGCGGCTGCGATATTCGTTGAACACAATCAGGGTATAGATCACCACACTGACGATGCCCAAAACCCAGCCAAGCCAAATTGGCAGCTTATAGTTGGCAATATCATTAATAAATTTATTGGTGATGTTGATGCTGCCTGTGTCGCCAAGCACCCGTAGCCGTGACCCTTGCCAAGCTAGCAAGCCTGCGAGGGTAACCACGAACGAGGGCACACGGAAGGATGAAATCCACCAGCCTTGCAACAGACCAACCAAGGCTCCCACCACAATCGCCCCAATAATTGCCACGCCTGCGGGCAGATTATGGCGTGAAACCAACACCGCCATCACTGCTGCCGCCAAACCGCTAACTTGGCCAGCCGAAAGATCAACCTCGCCAAGCAGCAAAATCAGCACAACCCCAGTTGAAATTGTGCCCATCGCGGCAATTTGCACCATCAAGTTGGTCAAGTTGAGCGGCGTGAGAAAGTTTTTATTGATACTTTGAAACACCAGCGCAATAATAATCAAGCCAATAATCACTGGCAGCGAGCCTAGGTTGCCTTGGCGAAAGCGTTCGGCTAATGCTTCGCGCCAATTGTTAGGCGCAGCAGCAAGATTCGTCGGTTGCGTTTTCATCATTCGGCCTCTCCATAGGCATTGCTGGGCAGCATTGCTCCAGTAATCGCGCCAATCACTTGTTCGTTGGTACTACGGGATGTGTGGAAGGTAGCGACCCGTCGCCCCAGTCGCATCACAATGATGCGATCCGAGACTTCAAACACATCCGCAACATTATGACTAATCACCACCACAGCCAAGCCGCGATCACGCAAACGCATAATCAAATCTTTGACTTGGCGGGTTTGCTCAACACCGAGTGCCGCAGTTGGCTCATCGAGCAACACAACTTTGGAGTTCCACATCACCGAGCGAGCAACTGCCACCGATTGGCGTTGACCACCAGAAAGATTGGCAATTTGCACCCGCACACTAGGAATTTTGACGCTCAGATCGCGCAGCACTTCAGTTGCCCGACGTTCCATCTCGGTTTCATTCAGCAGATCGAGGGATTTAAGCCCGCTGCGGCGCACATTTTCGCGGCCAAGATAAAGATTGGAAACCACATCAAGATTATCGCACAAGGCCAAATCTTGGTAGACGGTTTCAACCCCGAGGTCGGTGGCATCGCGTGGGCTATTGACTGAAACGACCTTGCCTTCAAAGACATAATCGCCCTCGTCGGGTTTGTATGCTCCAGCGATGGTCTTAATCAGCGTCGATTTGCCTGCGCCATTATCGCCAACCAACGCCACCACCTCATTCGAGAAAACCTCGAAATCGACGTTGGAGAGTGCTTGAACTGCACCAAAGCGTTTGCTAATTTGGCGCAATTGCAAGACAGGCATCGCTGCTTCTGTTGCTGTCATGACATATTCCTTTTGCTGTGGGTCAGTGGAGTAGTCGCTGGGCTGGCTGTGTGAGCCGTGCCAACCCAGCGACACAGAGGTTAGTTATTGAATACCGGCATCAGTACAGGCCTTGGCAAAATCGCCAGCACAGATCTGATCAACTTTGTGGAATTGGTCTTTGATGATCGTGTCTTTGACGTTTTCTTTGGTCACAGCAATCGGGGTCAGCAAGATTGAAGGAACATCAATTTTGCCGTTGTTGACTTTGCTGGTGGCTTTGTCGGTGGTTTTGCCTTCGAGCAAGGCAAAGGCCAATTCAGCAGCGGCTTCGGCTTCAGGCTTGATGGCTTTGTACACAGTCATGTATTGGTCACCAGCCAAAATCCGTTGCACTGCCGCCAATTCAGCATCTTGGCCAGTGACTGGGGGCAATGGTGAGAGACCGCCAGCCTTCATGGCGGCAATCGCACCGCCACCCGTGCCGTCGTTAGCAGCATATACGCCATCAACTTTGTTGCCCATGCTGGTCAACGCTTGTTGCATTTGGTCTTGGGCTTTGTCGGGGCTCCAGTCGGGGGTGTCGTATTCATTGGCGATGGTCAATTTGCCAGCGCTAACCAATGGATCAAACACGCTGTGAGCGCCAGCTTTGAACAATTTAGCGTTGTTGTCGGTTGGTGAGCCGTTGATCATGACGATCGTTGGGTTAGCGATGCCTTGTTTGTCTAATTGCGCGACCAAGCTTTCAGCTTGCAACTTGCCAACTGATTCGTTGTCGAACGAAATGTAGTAGCTCACGCCATCTGAGTTGAGGATCAAACGGTCGTAGGCGATGACTGGTACATTTTGGGCTTTGGCTTTGTCGGCAATCGAAGCAGCAGCGGCTGAATCAACTGGGTCAAGCACCAGCACTTTTGCGCCGTTGGTCAAGGCTGCTTCTGCTTGTTGCAATTGCAAGCTTGCATCTTGATTGGCGTTGTTGTAAATCACCTGACAATCTGGGCAAAGCTCTTTCATTTTGGCTTCGAAGTAGGGGCGGTCAGCTGTTTCATAGCGGGCAGTTTTGGCATCGGGCAAGAACAAAGCAACGACTTTGCCGCCACTGCTGGTTGTGCCACCAGTCCCAGTGGTTGGAGCAGTTGTGGCGCTCTCGCTGCCACAGGCTGCGATCACACCAGAGATGAGGATTAACAAGAGGGAAGTGAATGCGCTACGCCGCACGTTCATAGAGTGGACTCCTTCGTCTGTTAAGACCTACAATCGTCATTGATACCGAATTGTGCGAACAAAAAGCCAACCAAATCGAACGAACCTGCTCCTTGTGAGAAGCGCACCAATGCCCTAGACCATCATCAAAGCTACGCTGAGCGAACCATTGCTTTTTTCTGTAGGTGTAGATTTGCCATGATGGGTAGTTGGTTGGTGGTGGGTTGCCTAAGTTGCGTAAATTCGCCGCTTATGGCACGATAGTATGTGCTGACTGATGTAACGCTAGTGTACGCCAAAGCTGTTGGTCAACAAAACCCCCAATCCCCCAATCTTCCTAGGGTCTTTCCCCTAGTTGAATGGGGGGATTTCCCCCTAAAGCGAGGATTTGCATGCAACTCAATGGCGAGCGTCAGATTCGAATTGTGGTAGCCGATGATCATGCGGTCGTGCGAGCTGGCATTTCAACCGCGCTAAGCGATTTGCCCAATGTTGCAATTGTGGCCGAGGTTGGCGATGGGCCTGGCGTTTTGGCCGCGCTCGATCTGCAACCAGATGCTTTGGTGATCGATGTCAGCATGCCCCAATTCGAGCCGTTGCAAACAATTCGCCAAATTCGCATGCATTATCCCCAACTCAAAATTCTGGTGGTCAGCGCCTACGATGATGATGTCTATGTGCAAGGGCTGTTGCAAGCAGGAGTCGATGGCTACCAACTCAAAGATCAACCGTTGGCTGATATTCGTTTGGCCTTGCAACGGGTGTTGGCTGGTGAACGTTGGGTTTGTACACCCTTGCTTTCTAAATTGATGCGCGGCGTGCCTGTAGTTGAAACTGGCATGACTCCGCGCCAACGTGAATTGCTGTGGTGTTTGCAGCAGGGCGATGATAACCATGCAATTGCCCGGCGGATTGGCCTAAGCGTCAAAACCGTTGAAAATCATCTTACGCGGCTGTATCGTCAAATTGCGGTACAAAGTCGGCTTGAAGCGGTGCATTATGCTGCTCAACACCCGCAATTGCCGATGATGCCAACCAGCAGCCAAACGATCGCCCCCAGCCAAGCCCTCAGTGTGTTGATTGTTGATGATAATTTGCGCTATCGCCAACACGTTAGCCGCATGATTAGCAAAATGCAGCCCAATTGTGCTGTGGTTGAGGCCGCCCATCAAACTGAGGCTATGGCGGCAATTAGCCAACGCTTGCCAGATTTGGCCTTGGTTGATGTGGTCTTGGGCGATGAAGATGGGATTAGTTGCGCCGCTCAAATTAAGCAACAATCGCCCAATACCCGTGTGCTACTGGTCAGCGCCTACCCCGACCGCGAGTTTCATCGACGCGGCTTGGCAGTCGGGGCAGTCGCCTTGCTCGATAAAAAAGACCTCGATGCGGCAGCTCTGCGCTTGTTGTTGGAAGATGTGTAAGCGAGGGGTCAGTTGTCAGGGGTTAGGGGTCAGGATTGAGATCCACGAAGGACACAAAGGACGAGGAGTCAGTTGTCAGGGGCTAGGGGTCAGGTTTTCTCTGACCCCTAGCCCCAACCCCTGCCCCCTAACTCTAGCCAATCCGTTCGATGTCACCCATATATGGCCGTAGCACTTCGGGGACGGTCACGCTGCCATCAGCATTTTGATAGTTTTCCAGAATTGCGATAATCACCCGTGGCAAGGCCAAGCCCGAACCATTCAGGGTGTGCACAAACTCAGGTTTTGCCCCAGCTTCAGGGCGATAGCGAATATTGGCGCGGCGTGCTTGATAATCGCCAAATAAACCACACGACGAAACTTCCAGCCATTCGTTCATGCCAGGTGCCCACATTTCCAAATCGTACTTGACCGTGGCAATGCCCAAATCGGCGGTACACAATTGCAGCAAGCGATAGGGAATCTTCAAGCCTTTGCAGACATCTTCGGCATTGCTAATCAGCGAGAATAATTCGTCGTAGCTGGTAGCTGGCTCAACCATTTTGACCATCTCGACTTTATCGAATTGATACAGCCGTTTGATGCCACGGACATCGCGGCCAGCGCTCATTTGCTCGTTACGGAAACATGGTGTATGCGCCACATAGCGTAAGGGCAACTGGGCTTTATCCAAAATTTCTTCGCGATGCAAGTTGGTTACTGGCACTTCAGCGGTCGGAATCAACCACAAATCGGTATCTTCGATATGAAAAATCGTGTCGGCAAATTTGGGCAAGTTGCCAGTCCCAACCATGGCATCGGCCTTGACCAAGTAGGGCACGGCCAATTCGGTGTAGCCATGTTGATCAACGTGCATATCGATCATCCAGCTAATGAGTGCCCGTTGCAAACGCACGCCCAAGCCCTTCATTACAAAAAAGCGCGTACCGCTCATGCGCACACCACGCTCGAAATCGAGAATCCCGAGGGCTTCGCCTAGCTCCCAGTGTGGCTTAACTTCAAAATTGGTTTCTTTGATTGTACCTTCAACTCGCACCACAACATTATCGTGTTCGTCTTTGCCAACTGGCACTTCGGGCAACGGCAAGTTGGGCAAATCGAGCAGAAGATTGTGCAATTCCAAATCGATTGCATTCGCTTGAGCATCGAGTTCAGTAATTTGATCGCCAACCAGTTTCATAGCGGCAATTTTCGCGTCGCGTTCAGCTTTATCTTTGGTGCGGGCAACATCTTTCGAGCCAGCATTGCGCTCGGCCTTGAGTCGCTCAACTTCGGTAATCGCCTCGCGCCGTTTAAGATCCAAGCCAATCACTTGATCAACTAAGCCTGGATCACGGCCAACTTTGGCAAAGCCTTCGCGTACCAGCTCGGGTTGTTCACGAAATAAACGAATATCAAGCATTGAAACACTCCTTAAACTATGCGTCGGCTGACGCAGCAATATGATCTAATTCCTCGATTGCGACGACAATTCCTGGCCGAATCACCCCAAATGCCACATGAAAACGGTAGGTTTGGTTAGGCTTGGGCAGGGTTTTGCTGTGTTGGTCGTTCAGCAAAAACATATATAAGCTATCGCGGTGCAAGGTAGCCGAAACTGCCTCGGAACGATGCACTTTGACCTCATTGACACTGCCTTCGAGTGTTTCGACCTTGGCTTTATTGAGCCGCTGACGAGCAAGCGCTCCGTTGATCGCGCTAACCAAGGGAAACAAGGCAATTGCCAAGGGAACCCAAAATTGCCATGAATCAGTGCGTTGGGTCAGGGCAAACACCAAAAAGAATCCCCCAAAGGCTAGGCGAATCCAAATATCAAAAATCGAAATTTTCAAAATGCGTTTAATTTGATCAGGGTGCAACTCGCCGCGCTGATTGCTTGGCAACTCGGCTTTAATGCCCCAAACCAGATTAACCGCTTGGGTTTGCGCTACTTGAGCATTATGTTCACGAATTTTGGCTAATTCCTCGCCAGTTGGGCGTTTGGATTGACGCTTGCTCATGCTGTTTCAACCGCCACGATAATGCCCATGCGTGAAACACCTTTGGCCACATAAATTGTGTACGTTTGGCCAACGTGCAGCGGTTGGTGGCCCAATTTGGCCAAGAGTGCATACGAACGCTTATTAATCACCAGCTCTGATTCAAACATGGCAAATGGCACTGGCCGAATTTTTTCGAGTTCGCCGGTAATCGCTTGCACCACGCCAGCCTTGAGCGCAGCTTGGCTTTGGCGACGAACCCAAGCATTGATAATTAACACACCGCCCAAGCCTGCAACAACCCAGCCCAAGGTATCGAAACGCAATGTGCCATAACTAATCAGCGCCAAGCCAATGAGTAGCATCGGCAAAAATGGCACGCGAAAAGCCCGCATCGCTTGGAGTTGACGTTGTTGGTTGGGCGCTAAACGCCCCTCGTGATTATGGATTAGGTCGGCTTGATCGCCTCGAATAATCATGCAGTTTCCTCTGGTTCTGGCTCATTCAGCGCTTCGGCCACCAAACTGCGGTATGGTTGGGGAAGCTCGCTCAATGACTCATAGATGACTGTTTCAACTTCGTACAAGCGGCGTTGACCACGCCGTAATACTGCAAAATCAATGGTTTGTTGGCTACCATGATGCTGAATTGCTTGACGAATCCAGCTTTGGAGCACGCCCTCACAATGGGGACAAATTGATTTAAGCTCGCCACTATCGCTACTAGCTTGAGCTACCGATGCTAAAAACGCTGGCATTTTACTAATATCTGGCAGTGCATGACTAAAATGACATTGTTTACAGCGAACCACAATCGATTCTTGGTCGGGTTGGGCAAAATGGGTGGACACTGGGCGTTCCTTGGCTGGGTTCAACAATTGGTACGATGGCTGTTGCATGCCACCGCCCCAAGCCAAGCGACTAAAAATCCACAGAATAACCACCAAACCAACAATACTGCCGAACGTTACTAAGCCGATTTCCCATGACATAACAAACCTCAACGCTTGGGTTGGGCGAAAATTTCGACATTAAAAACGCCCCTCGTCCCTAGAGAAGGACGAAGAGCGCAAAAGCTCTCGTGGTGCCACCTTCGTTCGTCGTTGCATGCAACAACCTCGAAAAGCTTGCTAACGGAAGCAACCCGAACGCGGGGCGTTACGACTCAGAAATTGGATAGATTGGCAGTGTTCACCGCAATCCCAGCAGCTGCGGCTCTCTGAAGAACAAATGAGGCTCAATCCACGGATTTCGTCAACATCAGTGGCGTTATTATACCACGAAGGCTTGGTAGCCTGTGAGACCTCACGGCGATTGTCACCCAGCCCAAAGCCTGATTTCCGTGAATGAAATAACCAATCTTCGCTTGAATAGCTCTGCGATTGTCACGTATGATGCTTGTCAATCAAGCAGTGTATTGCAATCGAGGAGGCCTTGAATGCAACGAACCCCAGTCTCGTCATCAAATCTTGCCTCAGTTGGCTATGACCGCACCAGCCAAACCTTGGAGATTGAATTTCAAAATCGCTCAATCTATCAGTACTTCAATGTACCCGAGGGTGTTTATAACGAGTTGATGCAGGCAGCTTCGCTCGGCAGTTATTTCAACGACTGTATCAGAGGTGCTTTTAGCTATCGTAAAGTTTCGCGCTAAAAATGTAGCAGGGCTAGCGATTACTAACCCTGCTACATTTTATACCAATTGTTAGCTCTACCTACACATCCAAATTCTTCACGTCGGCGGCGTGGGTTTGGATAAAACGCTTGCGGGGCAACACGATTTCACCCATCAACATCGAGAAGGTTTCATCGGCTTCCATCGCATCTTCAACGGTCACTTGTAAAATCATGCGATTGCCCGGGTTGAGCGTGGTGTCCCACAGTTGGTCGGGATTCATTTCGCCTAGCCCTTTGAAGCGCTGAACGGTGACTTTAGTGCCGGCTGGCAATGAGCGAATGTACTCATCGCGCGTAGCTTCATCGTAGACATATTTGTAGGCCTTGCCATGTTGTACGCGGAACAACGGCGGCTGGGCTACATACAAGTGCCCGTTGGTGATCAAATCGCGCATATGCCGGAAGAAGAAGGTTAGCAACAAGGTACGGATGTGGCTGCCGTCAACGTCTGCGTCGGTGTTGTGGGCATACAAACCACCAGTACCACACAGAAAGTTTTCATCTTCTTCGACTGAGAAGTCGTAAACGAACTCGCCAGTTGGAGCCAATTCTTCAACTGCCAAGACTTCTAAGCCAACCATATCGTCGCTCAATGGCGTGAAGGCTTGGGCTTTGGTCGTTGGTTTGGCCAAATGTGCTTCGACTTTAGCCGCCAAATGATGGCGCTGCCAAACGCCACGCAATTGCTCTAGCTGCTGCTTGCCACTAATTGCAATGTTGTAATAGTCGTGCACGGTTTGAATTGACGCATCG from Herpetosiphon gulosus carries:
- a CDS encoding response regulator transcription factor is translated as MQLNGERQIRIVVADDHAVVRAGISTALSDLPNVAIVAEVGDGPGVLAALDLQPDALVIDVSMPQFEPLQTIRQIRMHYPQLKILVVSAYDDDVYVQGLLQAGVDGYQLKDQPLADIRLALQRVLAGERWVCTPLLSKLMRGVPVVETGMTPRQRELLWCLQQGDDNHAIARRIGLSVKTVENHLTRLYRQIAVQSRLEAVHYAAQHPQLPMMPTSSQTIAPSQALSVLIVDDNLRYRQHVSRMISKMQPNCAVVEAAHQTEAMAAISQRLPDLALVDVVLGDEDGISCAAQIKQQSPNTRVLLVSAYPDREFHRRGLAVGAVALLDKKDLDAAALRLLLEDV
- a CDS encoding sugar ABC transporter substrate-binding protein; this encodes MNVRRSAFTSLLLILISGVIAACGSESATTAPTTGTGGTTSSGGKVVALFLPDAKTARYETADRPYFEAKMKELCPDCQVIYNNANQDASLQLQQAEAALTNGAKVLVLDPVDSAAAASIADKAKAQNVPVIAYDRLILNSDGVSYYISFDNESVGKLQAESLVAQLDKQGIANPTIVMINGSPTDNNAKLFKAGAHSVFDPLVSAGKLTIANEYDTPDWSPDKAQDQMQQALTSMGNKVDGVYAANDGTGGGAIAAMKAGGLSPLPPVTGQDAELAAVQRILAGDQYMTVYKAIKPEAEAAAELAFALLEGKTTDKATSKVNNGKIDVPSILLTPIAVTKENVKDTIIKDQFHKVDQICAGDFAKACTDAGIQ
- a CDS encoding sugar ABC transporter permease, which encodes MMKTQPTNLAAAPNNWREALAERFRQGNLGSLPVIIGLIIIALVFQSINKNFLTPLNLTNLMVQIAAMGTISTGVVLILLLGEVDLSAGQVSGLAAAVMAVLVSRHNLPAGVAIIGAIVVGALVGLLQGWWISSFRVPSFVVTLAGLLAWQGSRLRVLGDTGSINITNKFINDIANYKLPIWLGWVLGIVSVVIYTLIVFNEYRSRRAAELPTGSLNGVFWRVGVVGASVLAGVAMMSVNRNANAAGNPIQGVPSAVIIFLTFLIIFDFITQRTRFGRYVYAVGGNTEAARRAGINVNRIRITIFMLASALAACGGILAASRLNAANQSSGDGDVLLNAIAAAVIGGTSLFGGRGRIWSALLGALVIGAIANGMDLLALKSSIKFIVTGSVLLLAVTIDAASRARRENSGR
- a CDS encoding KTSC domain-containing protein, with protein sequence MQRTPVSSSNLASVGYDRTSQTLEIEFQNRSIYQYFNVPEGVYNELMQAASLGSYFNDCIRGAFSYRKVSR
- a CDS encoding MGMT family protein — its product is MSTEFLTAIYQTLKQVPAGRIVNYGRLALAAGYPGYARAVGKALHALDEQYPDVAWWRVVNREGRISTNCPEHTALEQRQRLEAEGIEFDQRGYISWQRFGWLETSELEF
- a CDS encoding ATP-binding cassette domain-containing protein; its protein translation is MTATEAAMPVLQLRQISKRFGAVQALSNVDFEVFSNEVVALVGDNGAGKSTLIKTIAGAYKPDEGDYVFEGKVVSVNSPRDATDLGVETVYQDLALCDNLDVVSNLYLGRENVRRSGLKSLDLLNETEMERRATEVLRDLSVKIPSVRVQIANLSGGQRQSVAVARSVMWNSKVVLLDEPTAALGVEQTRQVKDLIMRLRDRGLAVVVISHNVADVFEVSDRIIVMRLGRRVATFHTSRSTNEQVIGAITGAMLPSNAYGEAE
- the serS gene encoding serine--tRNA ligase — translated: MLDIRLFREQPELVREGFAKVGRDPGLVDQVIGLDLKRREAITEVERLKAERNAGSKDVARTKDKAERDAKIAAMKLVGDQITELDAQANAIDLELHNLLLDLPNLPLPEVPVGKDEHDNVVVRVEGTIKETNFEVKPHWELGEALGILDFERGVRMSGTRFFVMKGLGVRLQRALISWMIDMHVDQHGYTELAVPYLVKADAMVGTGNLPKFADTIFHIEDTDLWLIPTAEVPVTNLHREEILDKAQLPLRYVAHTPCFRNEQMSAGRDVRGIKRLYQFDKVEMVKMVEPATSYDELFSLISNAEDVCKGLKIPYRLLQLCTADLGIATVKYDLEMWAPGMNEWLEVSSCGLFGDYQARRANIRYRPEAGAKPEFVHTLNGSGLALPRVIIAILENYQNADGSVTVPEVLRPYMGDIERIG